In Longimicrobiales bacterium, one DNA window encodes the following:
- a CDS encoding putative glycoside hydrolase — protein MSSSMLDVRSIAANLFQGRRRSYLAAGAVVLAASLFGAARAFPPQQEPGITPAGDSAAGDQAMPDVESPPEAATAAPAEPTPSATAPEPLPAADPATRVPRPDAIRGIYLNAYAAGSERKLDRLIGIANATEINTFVIDVKEAGEISYRSAVPLANEIGATRAYVPNMRAVLDKLKANGIYPVARIVVFRDPILANARPSLAVQKVDGTGTWEDTHGYHWVDSFNRAVWDYNIEIAREAIRIGFSEIQWDYVRFPDVPLSHMRTAEWPARDGRTKEDGIRQFLVYANEKLADLDVPVTADVFGLTTSAGDDLGIGQRWAKMVDVTDALLPMVYPSHYARGSYGIAEPNAEPYEVVKTALAHARKRTDGVENAARVIPWLQDFTLGPPRYSPWHVREQIRAVYDAGYDEWILWHPGSNYSEAALASADGDVPRLARPEPEAPVHRGPRVLGTPIQ, from the coding sequence GTGAGCAGCAGCATGCTCGACGTACGCAGCATCGCAGCGAACCTCTTCCAGGGGCGTCGCCGCAGTTACCTCGCCGCCGGCGCCGTCGTCCTCGCCGCCAGCCTGTTCGGCGCTGCGCGCGCGTTCCCGCCGCAGCAGGAGCCGGGCATCACGCCCGCCGGCGATTCGGCCGCCGGGGACCAGGCGATGCCCGACGTCGAATCTCCGCCGGAGGCCGCGACTGCGGCCCCCGCTGAGCCGACGCCCTCCGCCACGGCGCCCGAGCCGCTGCCCGCTGCGGATCCCGCGACACGGGTGCCGCGCCCCGACGCGATCCGCGGCATCTATCTGAACGCGTACGCCGCCGGCTCGGAACGCAAGCTCGATCGCCTGATCGGCATCGCGAACGCCACGGAGATCAACACCTTCGTCATCGACGTCAAGGAGGCGGGCGAGATCAGCTACCGCTCCGCGGTCCCGCTCGCGAACGAGATCGGCGCGACGCGCGCATACGTGCCGAACATGCGCGCCGTGCTCGACAAGCTGAAGGCGAACGGCATCTATCCCGTCGCGCGCATCGTCGTGTTCCGCGACCCCATCCTCGCGAACGCCCGTCCATCGCTCGCCGTGCAGAAGGTCGACGGCACGGGCACGTGGGAGGACACCCACGGCTACCACTGGGTCGATTCGTTCAACCGCGCGGTGTGGGATTACAACATCGAGATCGCACGGGAAGCGATCCGCATCGGCTTCTCCGAGATCCAGTGGGACTACGTCCGCTTCCCCGACGTGCCGCTCTCGCACATGCGCACCGCCGAATGGCCCGCACGCGACGGCCGCACCAAGGAGGACGGCATCCGCCAGTTCCTGGTCTACGCGAACGAGAAGCTCGCCGATCTCGACGTCCCGGTCACCGCCGACGTCTTCGGCCTGACGACCTCGGCCGGCGACGATCTCGGCATCGGCCAGCGCTGGGCAAAGATGGTGGACGTCACTGACGCGCTGCTGCCGATGGTCTACCCGTCCCACTACGCGCGCGGCAGCTACGGCATCGCAGAGCCCAATGCCGAGCCGTACGAGGTCGTGAAGACCGCCCTCGCACACGCGCGGAAGCGCACCGACGGCGTCGAGAACGCGGCCCGGGTCATCCCCTGGCTCCAGGATTTCACCCTCGGCCCGCCCCGCTACAGCCCCTGGCACGTCCGCGAGCAGATCCGCGCCGTCTACGACGCCGGCTACGACGAGTGGATCCTGTGGCATCCGGGGAGCAACTACAGCGAAGCAGCCCTGGCATCCGCCGACGGTGACGTGCCTCGCCTGGCTCGGCCCGAGCCGGAGGCGCCCGTTCATCGCGGGCCGCGCGTTCTCGGTACGCCGATTCAGTAG